One stretch of Zhihengliuella flava DNA includes these proteins:
- a CDS encoding TetR/AcrR family transcriptional regulator: MPAPGRPRDATIEAKVLRAAVELLQERADDFSMRDLVERSGVSRAAIYRRWPGRRDVVVAALDTNRAPLALSPRGTLLETLRSEYQTGVALLDEDALSLLKQRLIQGLRDPHVQRSYWERHVLRRRTSVLHALRAAQDRGEVRADADLEVVLDLINGAAYYQGVVRGDWNSPESQQRIGAAIDVVFASIRTPVGTDATHGQESPAAP; encoded by the coding sequence GTGCCAGCCCCGGGGCGCCCCCGCGACGCGACGATCGAGGCCAAAGTCCTCCGCGCCGCCGTCGAACTTCTCCAAGAGCGCGCGGACGACTTTTCCATGCGGGACCTCGTGGAGCGATCGGGGGTGTCCCGGGCCGCCATCTATCGCCGCTGGCCAGGGCGCCGGGACGTGGTGGTCGCGGCGTTGGACACGAATCGCGCGCCGCTGGCCCTCTCGCCGCGGGGCACCCTCCTAGAAACGCTGCGCAGCGAGTACCAAACGGGCGTGGCGCTGCTCGACGAGGACGCGCTATCGCTGCTGAAGCAACGCCTCATCCAAGGCCTGCGGGATCCGCACGTGCAGCGCTCCTATTGGGAACGTCACGTGCTCCGGCGCCGCACCTCCGTCCTCCACGCCCTGCGCGCCGCCCAGGACCGCGGCGAGGTGCGCGCCGACGCGGACCTCGAGGTGGTGCTGGACCTCATCAACGGGGCCGCCTACTACCAGGGCGTGGTGCGCGGGGACTGGAATTCGCCGGAATCGCAGCAGCGCATCGGCGCCGCCATTGACGTGGTGTTCGCCTCCATCCGCACCCCTGTTGGAACCGACGCCACGCACGGGCAGGAATCGCCCGCCGCGCCCTGA
- a CDS encoding tyrosine-protein phosphatase: MTDTTSTTASAPAFTPLVNLRDLGGTPVAGGHLKHGLLWRADDIALSPADELADLAECGLRAVIDLRSPAELAATGGPALTARLSAEHGISHHHLPFTQDVADPQALAEVMRQTDSVAGVGRWYAALLRDRATDVVAALRLVAETDGGVLFHCAAGKDRTGVLAASILSVLGAERDAIVADYAATGAAMTAIMGRLTSGNHAAVESSAIARHQLPPADHPMMGAHADSMEAMLEDLDRDGGLPHILEAAGLDAELTAALRQKLVG; this comes from the coding sequence ATGACTGACACGACCTCCACCACGGCCTCGGCGCCCGCCTTCACACCCCTGGTCAACCTCCGCGATCTCGGCGGGACGCCCGTGGCGGGCGGACACCTGAAACACGGCCTGCTCTGGCGGGCCGATGACATTGCCCTGTCCCCCGCCGATGAGCTGGCCGACTTGGCCGAATGCGGGCTGCGCGCCGTGATCGACTTGCGCTCCCCGGCCGAGCTCGCCGCCACCGGAGGCCCCGCGCTGACCGCGCGCCTCTCCGCCGAGCACGGCATCAGTCACCACCACCTGCCCTTCACCCAGGACGTGGCCGATCCGCAGGCGTTGGCCGAGGTCATGCGGCAGACGGACAGCGTCGCGGGCGTGGGCCGGTGGTACGCCGCGCTCCTGCGGGATCGCGCCACCGACGTGGTCGCCGCGCTGCGCCTCGTCGCCGAGACCGACGGCGGCGTCCTCTTCCACTGCGCGGCAGGCAAGGACCGCACCGGCGTGCTCGCGGCTTCCATCCTGAGCGTGCTCGGCGCGGAGCGCGACGCGATCGTCGCCGACTACGCGGCCACTGGTGCTGCCATGACGGCCATTATGGGCCGACTGACCAGCGGCAACCACGCCGCGGTGGAGTCCTCGGCGATCGCCCGCCACCAGCTCCCGCCGGCAGACCACCCCATGATGGGCGCCCATGCCGATTCCATGGAGGCCATGCTCGAGGACCTGGACCGCGACGGGGGTCTGCCGCACATCCTCGAGGCCGCCGGATTGGATGCCGAGCTCACCGCGGCCCTGCGTCAGAAGCTGGTGGGCTAG
- the phnE gene encoding phosphonate ABC transporter, permease protein PhnE, with the protein MDTKTHVGTETRPHQMTEADRLRLSRPFQAPGVSGILSLVVVAGVLLWSVNGAGFSLAKLIDGAPRMADYVSRMWPPNFEKIGIIVELLIETLQMAVIGTLLGALLSLVIAFGAASNIAPKWLYTITRMVLNILRSIPELIFALMFVSAVGLGPFAGVLAIIVGSVGSIGKVYAESMEAVPKPPLQALRSTGASRGQIIRFGVLPQASPLLVSYTLLLFEGNVRGATVLGLVGAGGIGLELTNAMRMYDYGHMFAIVLSIIVLVTLIDRGSALIRKKLS; encoded by the coding sequence GTGGACACTAAGACGCACGTCGGTACGGAAACCCGGCCGCACCAGATGACCGAAGCGGATCGCCTGCGGCTGTCCCGCCCCTTCCAAGCCCCGGGGGTCTCTGGGATCCTCTCCCTCGTAGTAGTCGCCGGGGTACTGCTCTGGTCCGTCAACGGGGCCGGGTTTAGCCTGGCCAAGTTGATCGACGGCGCTCCGCGCATGGCGGACTACGTCTCGCGGATGTGGCCACCCAACTTTGAGAAGATCGGCATCATCGTTGAGCTGTTGATCGAGACCCTCCAGATGGCGGTCATCGGCACGCTGCTGGGCGCGCTGTTGTCCCTCGTCATCGCCTTCGGCGCGGCCAGCAATATTGCGCCCAAGTGGCTCTACACGATCACCCGCATGGTGCTCAACATCCTCCGCTCCATCCCCGAGCTGATCTTTGCCCTGATGTTTGTCTCCGCCGTCGGCCTCGGCCCGTTCGCTGGCGTGCTCGCCATCATCGTGGGCTCCGTCGGTTCCATCGGCAAGGTGTACGCCGAGTCCATGGAGGCCGTCCCCAAGCCGCCGCTGCAGGCGCTACGCTCCACCGGGGCCTCCCGCGGCCAGATCATCCGCTTCGGCGTCCTCCCGCAAGCCTCCCCACTCTTGGTGAGCTACACGCTGCTGCTGTTCGAGGGCAACGTCCGCGGGGCCACGGTGCTCGGTCTCGTCGGCGCCGGCGGCATCGGCCTCGAACTGACCAATGCCATGCGCATGTACGACTACGGGCATATGTTCGCCATCGTGCTGTCCATCATCGTCCTCGTCACCCTCATCGACCGCGGCTCCGCCCTGATCCGAAAGAAGCTCTCCTAA
- the phnC gene encoding phosphonate ABC transporter ATP-binding protein, translated as MSRRVPSTQRPASTPARRTAAEDLGLAPAVLAAKDVSVTYEDGHQALSDFTLDVRPGEVVALLGHSGSGKSTFMKAATGLAPVTATQLTVAGIDLTRASGRELRAARAQIGFVFQHFNLVPQLSALTNVLTGGLHDAGALGSLGLFPRAHRERALSLLERVGLADKAKQRADSLSGGQQQRVAIARALMQRPQLILADEPVASLDPRLAGSVLSLLREIATEDGIPVVVSLHVVELARRYADRFIALDGGRITRRGAADSLTDAAVADIYGPDMYSEATSGH; from the coding sequence ATGAGCCGCCGCGTCCCCTCGACCCAGCGTCCGGCCAGCACGCCGGCGCGCCGCACCGCGGCAGAGGACCTGGGCCTCGCGCCCGCGGTCCTCGCCGCCAAGGACGTGTCCGTCACCTACGAGGACGGGCATCAGGCCCTGTCCGACTTCACGCTGGATGTCCGGCCGGGCGAGGTGGTGGCCCTGCTGGGCCACTCCGGCTCCGGCAAGTCCACGTTCATGAAGGCGGCCACGGGTCTAGCCCCGGTGACGGCCACCCAACTGACCGTCGCGGGGATCGACCTCACCCGCGCCTCCGGCCGAGAACTGCGCGCCGCGCGCGCCCAGATCGGGTTCGTCTTCCAGCACTTCAATCTGGTGCCCCAGCTGTCCGCGCTCACCAACGTCCTCACTGGAGGTTTGCACGACGCCGGCGCGCTCGGATCGCTCGGCCTGTTCCCGCGCGCTCACCGCGAGCGCGCCCTCTCCCTGCTCGAGCGGGTGGGGCTGGCGGACAAGGCCAAGCAGCGCGCCGATAGCCTCTCCGGCGGACAACAGCAGCGCGTGGCCATTGCCCGGGCGCTCATGCAACGGCCGCAACTGATCCTGGCCGACGAACCCGTGGCCTCGCTGGACCCGCGGCTCGCGGGGTCCGTGCTCTCCCTGCTGCGGGAGATCGCCACCGAGGACGGGATTCCCGTGGTGGTCTCCCTCCATGTGGTGGAGCTCGCCCGGCGCTACGCGGACCGCTTCATCGCGCTCGACGGCGGCCGCATCACCCGGCGGGGTGCCGCCGACTCCCTGACCGACGCAGCCGTGGCAGACATTTACGGCCCGGACATGTATAGCGAGGCCACCAGTGGACACTAA
- a CDS encoding phosphate/phosphite/phosphonate ABC transporter substrate-binding protein → MSPLTPRRLAAGVTLAAAALSLTACGGSTEAAQNPAEEPIVFAMPPGTDDPNILKEFELLQDMIGEATERPVQEEMPADYLGVVEALRQDHVDVAILSPFATSLAIKNGSVDPLVVWKASDDPASTCYSLKESGIDTVEDVAGTQVAFVDPGSTTGYFMPAALLSKAGLTDGEDYESTFAGGHDSALLAVANGSVDVACSSIMDMLGEAGTVNPDDFQAIGQTDPIPVGIAVVVSPNLDEATRTALLEHLPEAITGNPDLTSLGGNDEYILEPGLEPFQPLLDAADAVGLNLEDMR, encoded by the coding sequence ATGTCCCCACTCACCCCGCGCCGCCTCGCCGCCGGCGTGACGCTTGCCGCAGCAGCGTTGAGCCTGACCGCCTGCGGCGGATCCACGGAAGCCGCTCAGAACCCGGCCGAAGAACCCATCGTCTTCGCCATGCCGCCTGGGACGGACGATCCCAACATTCTGAAGGAGTTCGAGCTGCTTCAGGACATGATCGGCGAAGCCACGGAGCGGCCGGTACAGGAAGAGATGCCCGCCGACTACCTCGGCGTGGTGGAGGCACTGCGCCAGGACCACGTGGACGTGGCGATCCTGAGCCCCTTCGCCACCTCATTGGCCATCAAGAACGGGTCCGTGGACCCCCTGGTCGTGTGGAAGGCCTCCGATGACCCGGCCTCGACGTGCTACTCCTTGAAGGAGTCCGGCATCGACACCGTTGAGGATGTCGCCGGCACACAGGTGGCCTTCGTCGACCCGGGGTCAACCACCGGGTACTTCATGCCCGCAGCCCTGCTGTCCAAGGCGGGCCTGACGGACGGCGAAGACTACGAGTCGACGTTCGCGGGCGGCCACGATTCCGCCCTGCTGGCCGTCGCCAACGGCTCAGTCGACGTCGCCTGCTCCTCCATCATGGACATGCTGGGAGAGGCCGGCACCGTCAATCCGGATGACTTCCAAGCGATCGGCCAGACGGATCCGATCCCGGTGGGCATCGCCGTCGTCGTCAGCCCCAACCTCGATGAGGCCACGCGGACCGCGCTTCTGGAGCACCTGCCGGAGGCGATCACCGGCAACCCGGACCTAACCTCCTTGGGCGGCAACGACGAATACATCCTGGAACCGGGGCTGGAACCCTTCCAGCCGCTGCTGGACGCCGCCGACGCCGTCGGCCTCAACCTCGAGGACATGCGCTAA
- a CDS encoding NAD(P)-binding oxidoreductase, with amino-acid sequence MKIAIIGAAGQVGRRLARRLIEHGDDVTGLFRRPEQAEVVTAAGATPHVFDLTVSTPEDLAQALRGHDAVVFCAGAHGTGMDQTSLIDGKGVEKAIIAADAAMVRRTILVSAMPEAASGREVSEDFAHYLTVKKEAEQVLAGSGLDWLIVRPGHLTDDDGNGRVRAGLAEPYGQIQRDDVAAFLLEVLHEPRLSRHIIELVDGPSTIPEAVDTLVELYGTPHL; translated from the coding sequence ATGAAAATCGCCATCATCGGAGCAGCAGGGCAGGTCGGCCGACGCCTGGCCCGCCGCCTCATCGAGCACGGGGATGACGTCACCGGCCTCTTTCGGCGTCCCGAACAGGCCGAGGTGGTCACCGCCGCCGGGGCCACGCCACACGTCTTCGACCTCACCGTGTCCACGCCAGAGGACCTGGCCCAAGCGCTGCGTGGGCACGACGCCGTCGTGTTCTGTGCCGGCGCCCACGGCACCGGGATGGATCAAACCAGCCTCATCGACGGCAAGGGCGTGGAGAAGGCGATCATCGCGGCCGATGCGGCCATGGTGCGGCGCACGATTCTGGTCTCCGCCATGCCGGAGGCGGCCAGCGGGCGTGAGGTGAGCGAGGACTTCGCCCACTACCTCACAGTGAAGAAGGAAGCGGAGCAGGTGCTGGCCGGCTCGGGGCTGGATTGGTTGATCGTGCGCCCCGGGCACCTCACGGACGACGACGGCAACGGGCGCGTTCGGGCCGGGCTCGCCGAACCGTACGGGCAGATCCAGCGCGACGACGTGGCCGCGTTCCTCCTGGAGGTGCTGCACGAGCCGCGGCTTAGCCGGCACATCATCGAGTTAGTGGACGGGCCGTCAACGATCCCGGAGGCCGTGGACACGCTGGTGGAGCTGTACGGAACGCCGCACCTCTAG
- a CDS encoding M14 family zinc carboxypeptidase, translated as MTLYPAQSPRRRAHARRRFAAVAATASLALATPVAVGPAAVADAQFPSTEGNTNTASLMTYDSMIAELEKIEQTSKHGVDVFTLAEAGTEFTVSEQGRDLYVATVGDGPEDVWLQGRIHGNEPYGGESLMALLKQLGSNNSATYQQLRQAYTFHIIPMYNPDGSEANIRHTVLQDGSEERIDLNRDWMEGKFAAVESEAFYEYWTMVDPDFGVDIHHQGLKTEYGTGDDVTLSLGISLAPGGPTLPTLAGGEYDVLTRQMNVHVFDELSRYGSINIDRYQVSGSYEIDIRGGVVSAMMLGLNHRGLNPEGHSNPMVFFETSGNSSDGSLGQKARGKSIQQNLRGLEALLTGMASGEVQQEDPERWEEIPHAPTTGYLTDDGIIPVG; from the coding sequence ATGACTCTGTATCCTGCCCAGTCACCGCGCCGCAGGGCCCATGCACGACGCCGGTTTGCCGCCGTCGCAGCGACGGCGAGCCTGGCGCTCGCCACCCCCGTCGCCGTCGGACCCGCAGCGGTGGCCGACGCCCAGTTCCCCTCAACGGAGGGAAATACCAACACTGCCAGCCTCATGACTTATGACTCGATGATCGCCGAGCTGGAGAAGATTGAGCAGACGTCCAAGCATGGGGTGGACGTGTTCACGCTGGCCGAGGCAGGAACCGAGTTCACCGTCTCCGAGCAAGGGCGGGACCTCTATGTGGCGACCGTGGGAGACGGGCCGGAGGATGTCTGGCTGCAGGGGCGCATCCACGGCAACGAGCCGTACGGCGGTGAATCGCTGATGGCCCTGCTCAAGCAGCTGGGTTCCAACAACTCCGCCACCTACCAACAACTGCGGCAGGCCTACACGTTCCACATCATTCCGATGTACAACCCAGATGGATCCGAGGCGAACATTCGTCACACTGTCCTCCAGGACGGATCGGAGGAACGGATTGACTTGAATCGGGACTGGATGGAGGGCAAGTTCGCCGCCGTGGAATCGGAAGCGTTCTACGAGTACTGGACCATGGTTGACCCGGACTTTGGCGTGGACATTCACCATCAGGGCTTGAAGACGGAATACGGGACGGGCGACGACGTGACGCTCTCCCTGGGAATCTCCCTCGCGCCGGGAGGGCCCACGCTCCCGACCCTCGCCGGCGGGGAGTATGACGTGCTGACGCGCCAGATGAACGTGCACGTGTTCGACGAGTTGTCCAGGTATGGCTCCATCAACATCGACCGGTATCAGGTCAGCGGTAGCTATGAGATCGATATCCGCGGCGGTGTGGTCTCCGCGATGATGCTCGGCCTGAACCACCGCGGGCTGAACCCGGAGGGGCACTCCAATCCGATGGTGTTTTTCGAGACCAGTGGCAACTCGAGCGACGGCAGCCTAGGACAGAAGGCGCGGGGCAAGTCCATCCAGCAGAACCTGCGCGGACTAGAAGCACTGCTGACCGGCATGGCCTCCGGCGAGGTGCAACAGGAGGACCCGGAGCGCTGGGAAGAGATTCCGCACGCCCCGACCACGGGCTACCTGACCGACGATGGCATCATTCCCGTCGGCTAG
- a CDS encoding dTMP kinase has product MPLTQHTATPHRNASHPHAAAPDRRQSAARPLTVALVGIDGSGKTTAASGLTTHLTVHGPGAQLLSNPSGRSWLGRWSARTGLALPASLAEGVETVLRAANVVRAHAKAASYGAVTVMDRHLVCQEVTRQTRGLDPNGVLARGLRWLRRSLRDPDVTVLLDVSAETALSRVDARGLDSESLSYFEDARNAYLACALTEGWTVIDAEADPERVLSQLDAIIRAALDGGTALAR; this is encoded by the coding sequence TTGCCGCTCACCCAGCACACCGCCACACCCCACCGCAACGCCTCGCATCCACACGCCGCTGCGCCCGACCGTCGCCAGTCGGCCGCACGCCCGCTCACAGTGGCACTGGTGGGGATCGACGGATCCGGTAAGACGACGGCGGCCAGCGGGTTGACCACCCACCTCACCGTGCACGGGCCGGGAGCCCAACTGCTGAGTAATCCATCGGGCCGCAGCTGGTTGGGCCGCTGGAGCGCACGGACCGGGCTGGCGCTGCCCGCCTCCCTCGCCGAAGGGGTGGAGACGGTGCTGCGCGCCGCGAACGTGGTGCGCGCGCACGCGAAGGCGGCGTCGTACGGCGCGGTGACGGTGATGGACCGGCACCTCGTGTGCCAAGAGGTGACGCGGCAGACCCGCGGGCTGGACCCGAATGGAGTCCTCGCCCGCGGGCTTCGGTGGCTGCGCCGGAGCTTGCGGGATCCGGACGTCACGGTGCTGCTGGACGTCTCCGCGGAGACCGCGCTCTCACGCGTCGACGCCCGCGGCCTCGACTCGGAATCGCTGTCCTACTTCGAAGACGCCCGCAACGCCTACCTCGCCTGCGCCTTAACGGAAGGCTGGACGGTGATCGATGCCGAGGCGGACCCGGAGCGTGTGCTGTCCCAGCTGGACGCGATCATCCGCGCCGCGCTCGACGGCGGCACCGCGCTGGCGCGCTAG
- a CDS encoding SRPBCC family protein translates to MVDVTTSLEIARPRAAVAAFAMDPVNVPHWYANIRSVERLGTGPFEVGERAVFEAVFAGRTLRYVYEVREREEGRLLIMSTADGPFPMRTTYRFSDTAEGGTLMELRNDGEPRGFSRIAAPAMSAMMRRENRKDLRRLRAHLEAQPEDSDGQRPSR, encoded by the coding sequence ATGGTGGATGTCACCACCTCGCTGGAGATCGCTAGGCCCCGCGCCGCCGTGGCCGCGTTTGCAATGGATCCCGTCAACGTGCCGCACTGGTACGCCAATATCCGCTCGGTTGAGCGGCTCGGCACGGGTCCCTTCGAGGTCGGTGAGCGGGCCGTGTTTGAGGCCGTCTTCGCCGGGCGGACGCTGCGCTACGTCTACGAGGTGCGCGAGCGCGAGGAGGGCCGGCTGCTCATCATGTCCACGGCGGACGGCCCGTTCCCCATGCGGACGACGTACCGCTTCAGCGACACCGCCGAGGGTGGGACCTTGATGGAGTTGCGTAACGACGGCGAGCCACGGGGATTCTCCCGTATCGCCGCGCCTGCGATGTCCGCGATGATGCGGCGCGAGAACAGGAAGGACCTGCGCCGCCTCCGGGCGCACCTCGAGGCGCAGCCCGAGGACTCGGACGGCCAGCGGCCATCCCGCTAG
- a CDS encoding ADP-ribosylglycohydrolase family protein, with protein sequence MPTVRMLTTAPPDSPQGRQRDRARGVLLGAAAGDALGAGYESGPPLGAGASVDMIGGGPFNVAPGEWTDDTAMAIPLARALAEGRRIEDLETLDHVVAEWYHWHLHAPSVGTQTRRVLGGMRTPSAAEAWESSRRTHVMTGRSGGNGSLMRTAPVALAYLGTGQETALVDAATRLSQLTHWDQDAADACALWCLAIRWAVLTGHLDLRAQLHWLPAERREVWAGRIAAAEASTPERFTQNTWVVEAFQGAWSAVHHGACLRETLDLAVRGGHDTDTVAAIAGALTGAAHGASAVPTAWRDMLHGWPELAAEDLELLGLRILEGPHATA encoded by the coding sequence ATGCCCACCGTCCGGATGCTGACAACCGCCCCACCAGATTCCCCGCAGGGGCGGCAGCGCGACCGCGCCCGCGGAGTGCTCCTCGGCGCCGCGGCAGGAGACGCCCTCGGCGCGGGATACGAGTCTGGCCCTCCCCTCGGTGCCGGCGCCTCGGTCGACATGATCGGCGGCGGCCCGTTCAACGTTGCCCCCGGCGAATGGACCGACGACACCGCCATGGCCATCCCCCTAGCCCGCGCCCTCGCCGAGGGGCGGCGAATCGAAGACCTCGAAACCCTCGATCACGTGGTCGCCGAGTGGTACCACTGGCACCTGCACGCCCCATCGGTGGGCACCCAGACTCGGCGGGTCCTCGGCGGGATGCGCACTCCCAGCGCCGCCGAGGCCTGGGAGTCCTCGCGGCGTACCCACGTGATGACGGGGCGATCCGGCGGCAACGGCTCGCTTATGCGGACCGCACCGGTGGCGCTGGCCTATCTCGGCACGGGCCAGGAGACGGCCCTCGTGGACGCAGCCACGCGCCTATCCCAGCTGACGCACTGGGATCAGGACGCAGCGGACGCCTGCGCCCTCTGGTGCCTTGCCATCCGGTGGGCGGTCCTGACCGGGCACCTCGACCTGCGGGCACAGTTGCACTGGCTCCCGGCCGAACGCCGCGAGGTGTGGGCAGGGCGCATCGCGGCAGCTGAAGCCAGCACCCCGGAGCGATTCACTCAAAACACTTGGGTGGTCGAGGCGTTCCAAGGCGCGTGGTCCGCCGTCCACCACGGCGCGTGCTTGCGCGAGACCTTGGACCTCGCGGTCCGGGGTGGTCACGACACGGACACGGTGGCCGCCATTGCCGGTGCCCTCACCGGTGCCGCGCACGGTGCGAGCGCCGTCCCCACCGCCTGGCGGGACATGCTCCATGGCTGGCCCGAGCTGGCCGCCGAAGATCTGGAGCTCTTGGGCCTGCGCATCTTGGAGGGCCCCCACGCCACGGCCTAG
- a CDS encoding GNAT family N-acetyltransferase yields the protein MTAHITRADFDDPRLEAFLAEHLRDMLATSPAESVHALDLTKLNQPSVRLWVMYEAEVLACTGALARVHDEGPGAGDHEELKSMRTQAALRGRGLARRMLEHLVADARDRGVQRLSLETGTEDYFAPARAMYRAAGFVPCAPFGTYTLDPNSVFMTRALA from the coding sequence ATGACCGCCCACATCACCCGCGCTGACTTCGACGATCCCCGCCTCGAAGCGTTTCTCGCGGAGCATCTGCGGGACATGCTGGCCACCTCCCCGGCCGAGAGCGTGCACGCGCTGGACCTGACCAAACTCAACCAGCCGTCCGTGCGCCTGTGGGTGATGTACGAGGCGGAGGTGCTCGCCTGCACCGGCGCCCTCGCCCGGGTTCATGATGAGGGGCCCGGCGCGGGGGACCACGAGGAGCTGAAGAGCATGCGGACCCAGGCTGCCTTACGCGGCCGCGGCTTGGCCCGCCGGATGCTCGAGCACCTCGTGGCGGACGCCCGGGATCGGGGCGTTCAGCGGCTCTCGCTGGAGACCGGCACCGAGGACTATTTCGCCCCGGCCCGCGCCATGTATCGCGCCGCCGGGTTCGTCCCCTGCGCGCCGTTCGGGACCTACACGTTGGACCCGAACAGCGTCTTCATGACCCGCGCCCTCGCGTAG
- a CDS encoding thiamine pyrophosphate-binding protein — translation MSATAPATVSTVSAVIADAIAEHTDEVFALMGNGNAYLTDALARAGRVRMTGVRHEVATVASADAYQRVTRRIACATTTYGPGFTNTLTGLADAAAARIPLVLVVGAEPSTGPRPWDVNQKALATACGALSLTVTGEDAYSVTREAFALAEARRLPVVLNIPFDVAAAPFTGERATAEPLTTPQLTPVEHQEAARVAALLSAAERPLIVAGRGARHAAAELGDLADAVGALTATSAPARGTFAGREWDLGVCGGFASEASSALIASADVVLVVGAGLNQFTTAFGDQFAGATSVVQIDIAESATNGLVTDFVRADARDGVIHIASAVAAAHTGPRWGGAADHAKDSRLNFEREAGTGLAADGRLDPRSAMIELNQILPQNRQIISDGGHFIGWSSYYFDVPGPDALTLVGTHSQSIGLGFPSAPGAIVATPEATHVLVTGDGGGLMGLADLESVVRTSASAAVIVFNDACYGAEVHQYGARGLDEAIMRLGEANFARLGEGVGATGIVVETLEDLDRVREWVAAGARGTVVIDLRITSTVVAPYMEEIVRKTLAK, via the coding sequence ATGAGCGCCACCGCGCCCGCCACCGTGTCCACCGTCTCCGCCGTCATCGCCGACGCCATCGCCGAGCACACGGACGAGGTCTTCGCCCTCATGGGCAACGGCAACGCCTATCTGACGGACGCCCTCGCCCGCGCGGGCCGCGTGCGGATGACGGGCGTACGGCATGAGGTGGCCACCGTGGCCTCCGCGGACGCCTACCAGCGCGTGACCCGCCGGATTGCCTGCGCCACCACCACGTACGGACCGGGTTTCACCAACACGCTGACCGGGTTGGCCGACGCCGCCGCCGCGCGCATCCCGCTCGTGCTCGTCGTCGGCGCCGAGCCGAGCACCGGTCCGCGCCCCTGGGACGTGAACCAGAAGGCCCTCGCCACCGCGTGCGGCGCCCTGTCCCTGACCGTCACCGGGGAGGACGCCTACTCCGTGACTCGCGAGGCCTTCGCCTTGGCGGAGGCCCGGCGCCTGCCCGTGGTTCTGAACATCCCGTTCGACGTGGCGGCCGCGCCGTTCACCGGTGAGCGCGCCACGGCCGAACCGCTCACCACGCCCCAGCTGACGCCCGTTGAGCACCAAGAGGCCGCGCGCGTGGCCGCCTTGTTGTCCGCGGCCGAGCGGCCCCTCATCGTGGCCGGGCGCGGCGCCCGGCATGCGGCCGCCGAGCTCGGTGATCTGGCCGACGCCGTGGGCGCGCTGACCGCCACGAGCGCACCGGCGCGGGGCACCTTCGCCGGCCGCGAGTGGGACCTCGGCGTCTGCGGCGGCTTCGCCTCGGAGGCCTCCAGCGCGCTGATCGCCAGCGCCGACGTCGTCCTCGTCGTGGGGGCGGGGCTGAATCAGTTCACCACCGCGTTCGGGGATCAGTTCGCCGGCGCCACCTCCGTAGTGCAGATCGACATCGCCGAGTCGGCCACCAACGGCCTGGTCACCGACTTTGTCCGCGCGGACGCTCGCGACGGCGTGATTCACATCGCCAGCGCCGTCGCCGCTGCCCACACGGGCCCGCGCTGGGGCGGCGCCGCCGACCACGCCAAGGATTCGCGCCTGAACTTCGAGCGGGAGGCGGGCACGGGCTTGGCCGCCGACGGCCGGCTGGACCCCCGGTCGGCGATGATCGAGCTGAACCAGATCCTGCCGCAGAACCGCCAGATCATCTCCGACGGCGGGCATTTCATCGGCTGGTCCAGCTACTACTTCGATGTCCCGGGTCCGGACGCCCTGACCTTGGTCGGCACGCATTCGCAATCCATTGGACTCGGTTTTCCCTCCGCCCCCGGCGCGATCGTGGCCACGCCGGAGGCCACGCATGTGCTCGTCACGGGCGACGGCGGCGGGCTGATGGGGCTCGCGGACCTCGAATCCGTGGTGCGGACCTCGGCGAGCGCCGCGGTGATCGTGTTCAACGACGCCTGCTATGGCGCCGAGGTGCACCAGTACGGGGCGCGGGGACTCGATGAGGCAATCATGCGGCTCGGCGAGGCCAACTTCGCCCGGTTGGGCGAGGGCGTGGGCGCCACCGGAATCGTGGTGGAGACGCTCGAGGACTTGGACCGGGTCCGCGAGTGGGTCGCCGCCGGCGCACGCGGCACCGTGGTGATCGACCTGCGGATCACCAGCACCGTCGTCGCACCCTACATGGAGGAGATTGTCCGCAAGACCCTCGCCAAATAG